From a region of the Thermosipho melanesiensis BI429 genome:
- the lepA gene encoding translation elongation factor 4 produces the protein MKNVRNISIIAHIDHGKTTLSDRILEITGAVEKRKMREQFLDSMDIERERGITIKSHPLRVFYKSKKNGKVYEINIVDTPGHVDFTYEVDRSLAAVEGVILLVDASQGVQAQTVANAYKAIEHNLEIIPVINKIDLPNANIPETELEIEDLIGISSEEILKVSAKEGIGVEDVLEAIIGRVPSPKGTENEKLSALIFDAKYDKYRGVITYVRVFNGEIKPGDKIMTYSNKQVYEVVETGVFTPDMTPIEKLKAGDIGYIIAGIKEVSLAKIGDTITNATDPVEEPLPGYKEIKPMVFAGMYPGVPEYYEELRKALEKLKLNDSSLTFYPDHSPALGFGFRCGFLGLLHMDVVRERLEREFEMTVILTAPNVEYKVILKNGEEVIVNDPAKFPDESMIQEVYEPYVKLSIITPPEYLGKLMNLVQNEKRGIMTSTENAGFERVVLNFEVPLAEIIFDFFDKMKASSRGYASMDYEMIGYRKSELVKITILVNKEPVDALSIIAHKNKAYAMARKLVDKLAELIPQHQFEIPVQARAGGRIIARSTIKALRKDVLAKCYGGDVTRKMKLLQKQKEGKKRLREIGSVSIPQEAFLALLKVGEDENK, from the coding sequence GTGAAGAATGTTAGAAACATAAGTATTATTGCACATATAGATCATGGGAAGACTACGTTAAGTGATAGAATTTTGGAAATTACTGGTGCAGTGGAAAAACGCAAGATGAGAGAGCAATTTTTGGATAGTATGGATATAGAAAGGGAAAGGGGAATTACCATAAAATCCCATCCTTTAAGGGTATTTTATAAATCCAAAAAGAATGGAAAAGTTTATGAAATTAATATAGTTGATACCCCAGGACATGTGGATTTTACGTACGAAGTTGATAGAAGTCTTGCAGCAGTTGAAGGTGTCATACTACTTGTGGATGCTTCACAAGGAGTACAAGCCCAAACTGTTGCAAATGCGTATAAGGCGATTGAACATAATTTGGAAATAATTCCGGTGATTAATAAGATAGATCTTCCAAATGCCAATATACCAGAAACGGAGCTTGAAATAGAAGATCTAATTGGTATTTCCAGTGAGGAGATTTTAAAAGTAAGTGCTAAAGAGGGAATTGGAGTGGAAGATGTTTTGGAAGCAATAATAGGAAGAGTACCTTCTCCAAAAGGAACAGAAAATGAAAAGCTTTCTGCACTTATTTTTGATGCAAAATACGATAAATATCGAGGAGTTATCACGTATGTAAGGGTATTTAATGGTGAAATAAAACCTGGAGATAAAATAATGACTTATTCAAACAAACAAGTATACGAAGTTGTTGAAACTGGTGTATTTACACCAGATATGACGCCTATAGAAAAACTAAAAGCAGGTGATATTGGATACATTATTGCAGGGATAAAGGAGGTATCATTGGCAAAAATTGGTGATACTATAACAAATGCTACTGATCCTGTTGAAGAACCATTACCTGGATATAAAGAAATAAAGCCAATGGTTTTTGCAGGTATGTATCCCGGTGTGCCGGAATATTACGAGGAGTTGAGAAAAGCTTTGGAAAAGTTAAAGTTAAATGATTCTTCTTTGACCTTTTATCCAGATCATTCACCTGCTTTGGGTTTTGGCTTTAGGTGTGGTTTTTTGGGGCTTTTGCATATGGATGTGGTAAGAGAAAGGTTAGAAAGAGAGTTTGAGATGACTGTAATTTTAACAGCACCAAATGTTGAATACAAGGTAATTTTAAAGAATGGAGAAGAAGTTATTGTTAACGATCCTGCTAAATTCCCAGATGAGTCCATGATTCAAGAAGTCTACGAACCATATGTAAAACTTTCTATAATAACTCCTCCAGAGTATTTGGGAAAGTTAATGAATTTAGTTCAAAATGAAAAACGTGGAATTATGACAAGTACTGAGAATGCTGGTTTTGAAAGAGTTGTATTGAATTTTGAAGTTCCACTTGCGGAGATAATTTTTGACTTTTTTGATAAAATGAAGGCATCGAGTAGGGGATATGCTTCCATGGATTATGAAATGATAGGGTATAGAAAAAGTGAACTTGTTAAAATAACGATATTGGTGAATAAAGAACCAGTTGATGCATTATCGATAATTGCACATAAAAATAAGGCATATGCAATGGCGAGAAAATTGGTTGATAAACTAGCAGAATTAATTCCGCAACATCAATTTGAGATACCTGTTCAAGCAAGAGCGGGCGGAAGAATAATAGCACGATCGACAATTAAGGCTTTGAGAAAAGATGTGCTTGCAAAATGTTACGGGGGAGATGTTACAAGAAAAATGAAGCTTTTACAAAAACAAAAGGAAGGTAAGAAAAGGTTAAGAGAGATTGGAAGTGTTTCTATACCACAGGAAGCATTTCTTGCATTGCTAAAGGTTGGCGAGGATGAAAATAAGTAG
- a CDS encoding phospholipase D-like domain-containing protein, which yields MKISSIVFLFLAIICFSAYFTEFEDLTYVVLDFMEKSKSFLYISSYSIDKIEIVEKINKLFKKGIDVRVILEVPNSSLKCSVLKDYEYTLHHAKFMVNDNGMLFGSANFTESGLVTGFNDIVIFDNYSRDFKKLFLNLWNDGRVVSIENFLIVGYDDVESELLKLLMSAKRKIYACVYAFTNQKIFAMLKFKESKGVDVKIITDNWFERYGLFNFPIRNIKIIKDRMLHHKFVIVDDYVFLGSANFTRKGLNENYEICYISKKLTKEYMEVFNFLWRRESGD from the coding sequence ATGAAAATAAGTAGTATTGTTTTTTTATTTTTAGCAATTATTTGTTTTTCAGCTTATTTTACTGAATTTGAAGATTTAACATATGTAGTTTTGGATTTTATGGAAAAATCTAAGAGTTTTTTGTATATTTCTTCATATAGTATTGATAAAATTGAAATTGTGGAAAAGATTAACAAACTTTTCAAAAAAGGAATAGACGTAAGAGTAATTTTGGAAGTTCCAAATTCTTCTTTGAAATGTTCGGTGCTTAAGGATTATGAATATACTTTGCATCATGCAAAATTTATGGTAAATGATAATGGAATGTTGTTTGGTTCTGCAAATTTTACAGAAAGTGGTTTGGTAACGGGTTTTAATGATATTGTTATCTTTGATAATTATTCAAGAGATTTTAAAAAGCTTTTTCTAAATCTTTGGAACGATGGAAGAGTGGTTTCTATAGAAAATTTTTTGATAGTAGGTTATGATGATGTGGAAAGTGAACTTTTAAAGTTGTTAATGAGTGCAAAAAGGAAAATATATGCATGTGTTTATGCATTTACAAATCAAAAAATTTTTGCCATGTTAAAATTTAAGGAATCTAAAGGTGTTGATGTAAAAATAATCACCGATAATTGGTTTGAAAGATATGGACTTTTTAACTTTCCCATTAGGAATATTAAAATAATAAAGGATAGGATGTTGCATCATAAGTTTGTAATAGTTGATGATTACGTGTTTTTGGGGTCAGCTAACTTTACAAGAAAAGGCTTGAATGAGAATTATGAGATATGTTATATTTCCAAAAAGTTAACAAAAGAGTATATGGAGGTTTTTAATTTTTTATGGAGGAGAGAGAGTGGAGACTAA
- the hslV gene encoding ATP-dependent protease subunit HslV, which produces MKWRSTTVVCVRKNDSVVMVSDGQVTYGNTIMKGNAKKVRKMGEGNVLAGFAGSVADAMALFDRFEAKYREWGGNLLKSAVELAKDWRTDRVLRRLEALLLVADKKYTFIISGTGEVIQPEDDIASIGSGSPYAIAAGRALLKHTNLSAKEIALESIRIASEICIYTNDNFTIEEL; this is translated from the coding sequence ATGAAATGGAGATCAACTACAGTAGTTTGTGTTAGAAAAAATGATTCTGTTGTGATGGTTTCAGACGGCCAGGTTACATATGGAAATACCATAATGAAGGGTAATGCAAAGAAGGTTAGAAAAATGGGAGAAGGTAATGTTTTAGCGGGTTTTGCTGGTTCGGTTGCAGATGCAATGGCACTTTTTGACAGATTTGAAGCAAAATACAGAGAATGGGGGGGCAATTTATTAAAATCAGCTGTTGAACTTGCAAAAGATTGGAGAACAGATAGGGTGTTAAGAAGATTAGAAGCTTTGCTTTTGGTAGCGGATAAAAAATATACGTTTATAATTTCGGGAACAGGTGAAGTGATACAACCTGAAGATGATATAGCATCTATAGGCTCAGGTTCGCCATATGCCATTGCGGCAGGTAGAGCTCTTTTAAAACATACAAATTTATCTGCAAAGGAAATTGCATTGGAATCAATTAGAATTGCAAGTGAAATTTGTATATATACCAATGATAATTTTACAATAGAGGAGTTGTAA
- the murD gene encoding UDP-N-acetylmuramoyl-L-alanine--D-glutamate ligase, protein MKFTLLGFGLSNKEIFKYLVKNGHEVFVSEGKKLASSDKKLLLENGVQFEENGHTEKALECDIILVSPGVHFENEIIKEAKRRSIEIDTEISFCQREFEKIGWTPFVIAVTGSVGKSTTVSLIYHLLNKKVRALLAGNIGIPIAKLLNDNLRANYLVLEISSFQLFWSKRFKPNISSILNIYPNHLNWHPDMEHYVSSKFKIASFQSKDDVFVYNPNDEYIRKNLYKVSAKKVPFRFDFSIEKLPIHLRYRQTVENVAAAKTILETMGYEFKWEFLEDFEKLPHRMEYVTEINGVKFFNDSKATNAIAVIRAIENFDDKLHLIMAGIGKNEDYTLLAKIIKEKVKILALVGPIADEIEPYLDGVRYFKVDTINQAVNQLFSMASRGDVIMLSPGGASFDAFKNFEERGEYFKQLVMQLKEGNCEEC, encoded by the coding sequence TTGAAGTTTACTTTGTTGGGTTTTGGATTAAGTAACAAAGAAATTTTTAAATATCTTGTGAAAAATGGGCATGAAGTTTTTGTAAGTGAGGGGAAAAAATTAGCTTCTTCTGATAAAAAGTTGTTATTGGAAAATGGTGTGCAATTTGAAGAAAATGGACATACGGAAAAAGCACTTGAATGTGATATTATTTTGGTTAGTCCCGGTGTACATTTTGAAAATGAAATAATAAAAGAGGCGAAAAGACGGAGTATTGAGATAGATACGGAGATCTCCTTTTGTCAGAGAGAATTTGAAAAAATCGGTTGGACTCCTTTTGTTATAGCAGTTACAGGTTCTGTGGGGAAGAGCACTACTGTGTCTTTAATTTATCATTTGTTAAATAAAAAAGTAAGGGCATTACTAGCAGGAAATATTGGGATTCCAATTGCAAAACTTTTAAACGATAATTTAAGGGCAAATTATTTGGTTTTAGAGATAAGTAGTTTTCAGTTGTTTTGGTCAAAAAGGTTTAAACCAAATATTTCTTCGATTTTGAATATATATCCTAATCATCTAAATTGGCATCCTGATATGGAGCATTATGTTTCTTCAAAATTTAAAATTGCATCTTTTCAAAGTAAAGATGATGTTTTTGTATACAATCCAAACGATGAGTATATAAGAAAGAATTTATATAAAGTAAGTGCCAAGAAAGTACCATTTAGATTCGACTTTTCAATTGAAAAATTACCTATACATCTTAGATATAGGCAAACAGTAGAAAATGTGGCTGCTGCAAAGACTATTTTGGAAACCATGGGTTATGAATTTAAATGGGAGTTTTTGGAAGATTTTGAAAAATTACCGCACAGAATGGAGTATGTTACGGAAATAAACGGAGTGAAATTTTTCAACGATTCTAAAGCTACAAATGCAATTGCCGTAATCCGTGCTATTGAAAATTTTGATGATAAATTACATTTAATAATGGCGGGAATAGGTAAGAATGAAGATTATACATTACTTGCAAAGATAATTAAAGAAAAGGTAAAGATTTTGGCATTAGTAGGTCCAATAGCAGATGAGATAGAGCCTTATCTTGATGGTGTTAGATATTTTAAAGTTGATACGATAAATCAAGCGGTAAATCAATTGTTTTCAATGGCTTCTAGAGGGGATGTTATTATGCTGAGTCCAGGTGGTGCAAGTTTTGATGCGTTTAAAAATTTTGAAGAACGTGGAGAATATTTTAAGCAACTTGTTATGCAATTAAAGGAGGGAAATTGTGAAGAATGTTAG
- a CDS encoding L-threonylcarbamoyladenylate synthase, with translation METKILKIKTLSDIDISYPCKVIKSGGLVAFPTETVYGLGASASNGEAVDKIFKVKGRAKDNPLIVHVAFVDTLYEIGEVNEKYRKVIEQITPGPITFVIRKKASFPKNVTASLNTVGVRIPAHPVARKLCEYAGPIAAPSANLSGKPSPTDASAVIEDLFGKIECIIDAGNTPFGIESTIIDLSGDIPIILRPGPITIEKLHELFGEVIIPDFVKNAKTVETPKAPGMKYRHYAPEKPVYIFERKNRKKIIEIAHKEKGVILCPKEHKRFYPGDMVVVLGSLENPYTIAQNLFRLLRQIDKMDFQIAYVEKLEERGILFSVMNRLKKAGLEVKL, from the coding sequence GTGGAGACTAAGATATTAAAAATAAAGACATTATCTGATATAGATATTTCATATCCGTGTAAGGTTATTAAATCTGGAGGATTAGTTGCATTTCCAACGGAAACTGTCTATGGGCTTGGGGCCAGTGCTTCCAACGGTGAAGCAGTTGATAAGATATTTAAGGTTAAGGGTAGAGCAAAAGACAATCCATTAATTGTTCATGTGGCTTTTGTTGATACTTTGTATGAAATAGGAGAGGTAAATGAAAAATATCGTAAAGTCATTGAACAGATAACTCCTGGACCAATTACATTTGTTATAAGAAAGAAAGCTAGTTTTCCGAAAAATGTTACAGCGAGTCTTAATACAGTTGGTGTTAGAATACCTGCGCATCCTGTTGCTAGAAAGCTTTGTGAATATGCAGGGCCTATTGCTGCACCAAGTGCAAATCTTTCAGGAAAACCCAGTCCTACCGATGCATCAGCTGTTATTGAAGATTTGTTTGGAAAGATAGAGTGTATAATAGATGCTGGGAATACCCCATTTGGAATAGAGTCTACTATTATAGACCTTTCAGGGGATATTCCCATTATCTTAAGGCCTGGACCTATTACCATTGAAAAATTACACGAACTATTTGGAGAGGTTATCATACCCGATTTTGTAAAGAATGCAAAGACAGTTGAGACACCTAAAGCACCTGGAATGAAATATCGGCATTATGCTCCAGAAAAACCAGTGTATATTTTTGAAAGAAAAAATAGAAAAAAAATAATTGAAATTGCGCATAAAGAAAAGGGCGTAATATTATGTCCAAAAGAACATAAAAGATTTTATCCAGGTGATATGGTTGTAGTATTAGGAAGTTTGGAAAATCCATATACAATTGCACAAAATCTTTTTAGATTATTAAGACAAATAGATAAAATGGACTTTCAAATTGCATATGTTGAGAAATTAGAAGAGAGAGGTATACTTTTTTCGGTTATGAATAGATTAAAGAAGGCGGGTTTGGAGGTGAAGTTATGA